From one Rosa rugosa chromosome 4, drRosRugo1.1, whole genome shotgun sequence genomic stretch:
- the LOC133707011 gene encoding pentatricopeptide repeat-containing protein At1g18485 has protein sequence MASVAPPPLPFSYHHHHPLLPKPNPKHSIFTPKSSLSFSPAQTTSLPPTKTNSLQDLNHLCNSGNLSAALTLLQTNAFPTSQHLKDAIGALLQACGRHKDIETGRKLHHLVSQSTHFTHDFVLNTRIITMYSMCNSPSDSRLVFEGLQRRNLFQWNALVSGYSRNELYEEAIGAFIKLISAAEFKPDNFTMPCVIKACGGLLDVGLGQGVHGMVVKMGLVSDVFVGNALIAVYGKFGFVGDSVKVFEKMSARNLVSWNSMIGVFSENGMCEESCRLLVRFLEGEEGFVPDEATLVTILPVCAGKGDVRMGMEIHGLAVKLGLDKELMLSNALMGMYLKCGYLTEARVSFERNERKNVVSWNAFVGGYSRQGDVSGAFDLLRKMQMKEKVNEVTVLNVLPVFLEESELLSLKELHGYSFSHGFQDDELVANAFVAAYAKCGSLSSAEQVFYGIETKTVSSWNAVIGGHAQNGDPQKALDLYLQMKQSGLDPDKFSIGSLLLACAHLKFLQYGKEIHGFVLRNGLELDSFIGISLLSFYIQCGKLSKARALFDRMEDKIPVSWNAIISGYSQIGLPDEALDLFRLMLSNGILPGEIATMSALGACSQLSALRLGKELHCFALKARLTEDLFVGCSLIDMYAKSGCIEQSYRAFDSLTKKDVASWNVIIAGYGIHGHGNKALELFGEMISLGHKPDVFTFLGILTACNHAGLVKNGLKYFKEMQRLYGIEPKLEHYACVVDMLGRAGQLEEALNLIDSMPEEPDTRIWSSLLSSCRNYNDLGIGQKIAEKLLELEPGKAENYVLLSNLYAASGNWDDVRWVRQRMKEIGLQKEAGRSWIEIGGQVYNFVAGDNSLPESAEIRKMWTKVEERISKLGYTPNTDSVLHELDYTEKIEILRGHSEKLAISFGLLKMNKGATLRVCKNLRICIDCHNAAKLISKAVETEIIVRDNKRFHHFKDGLCSCGDYW, from the coding sequence TCAACcacctctgcaactccggcAACCTCTCCGCCGCCCTCACCCTCCTCCAAACCAATGCCTTCCCCACCTCACAGCACCTCAAAGACGCCATCGGCGCCCTCCTCCAGGCCTGTGGCCGCCACAAGGACATCGAAACCGGCCGCAAACTCCACCACCTCGTCTCCCAATCCACCCACTTCACCCACGACTTCGTCCTCAACACCCGCATCATCACCATGTACTCAATGTGCAACTCTCCTTCCGATTCCCGCCTCGTTTTCGAAGGGTTACAGAGGAGGAACTTGTTCCAGTGGAATGCTCTGGTTAGTGGGTACTCAAGAAACGAGCTTTATGAGGAAGCAATTGGTGCCTTTATTAAGTTGATAAGCGCCGCGGAGTTTAAACCCGATAATTTCACAATGCCTTGTGTGATCAAGGCCTGTGGTGGGCTTTTGGATGTGGGTTTGGGGCAGGGGGTTCATGGGATGGTTGTGAAGATGGGTTTGGTTTCGGATGTGTTTGTGGGGAATGCATTGATTGCGGTGTACGgcaaatttgggtttgttggGGATTCAGTTAAGGTGTTTGAGAAAATGAGTGCGAGGAACTTGGTGTCTTGGAATTCGATGATTGGGGTGTTTTCGGAGAATGGGATGTGTGAAGAGAGTTGTAGGTTGTTGGTGAGGTTTTTGGAGGGTGAGGAAGGGTTTGTTCCGGATGAGGCGACGTTGGTGACTATATTACCTGTTTGTGCTGGGAAAGGGGATGTTAGAATGGGGATGGAGATTCATGGTTTGGCGGTGAAGTTGGGGCTGGATAAGGAGTTGATGTTGAGTAATGCCTTGATGGGCATGTATTTGAAATGTGGGTACTTGACGGAAGCTCGAGTTTCGTTTGAGAGAAATGAGAGGAAGAATGTGGTGTCTTGGAATGCTTTCGTAGGAGGTTATTCTAGACAAGGGGATGTTAGTGGAGCATTTGATCTTTTGCGAAAAATGCAGATGAAGGAGAAGGTGAATGAGGTCACCGTCTTAAATGTGTTACCGGTTTTTTTAGAGGAGTCGGAACTTTTGAGCTTGAAAGAGCTTCATGGTTACTCATTCAGTCATGGGTTTCAAGATGATGAGCTGGTAGCCAATGCTTTTGTTGCAGCCTATGCGAAGTGTGGGTCGCTGAGTTCTGCTGAGCAGGTGTTTTATGGTATTGAGACGAAGACAGTGAGCTCCTGGAATGCAGTTATTGGTGGCCATGCCCAGAATGGAGATCCACAAAAGGCTTTAGATTTGTACCTTCAAATGAAACAATCAGGTTTGGATCCTGACAAGTTTAGCATCGGTAGCCTCCTTTTAGCTTGTGCCCACCTCAAATTTCTTCAATATGGTAAAGAGATTCATGGGTTTGTGCTACGTAATGGGTTAGAGTTGGATTCATTTATTGGTATTTCATTACTATCCTTTTACATCCAATGTGGTAAACTATCGAAGGCAAGAGCATTATTTGATAGGATGGAAGATAAAATTCCAGTGTCATGGAATGCAATAATCTCTGGTTACTCTCAGATTGGACTTCCTGATGAAGCCCTCGATCTCTTTCGACTAATGCTGTCTAATGGAATCCTACCTGGTGAAATAGCCACAATGAGTGCACTGGGGGCTTGTTCACAACTGTCAGCTCTGCGTCTAGGGAAAGAACTGCATTGTTTTGCTTTGAAAGCACGCCTAACAGAAGACCTGTTTGTTGGTTGTTCTCTCATAGATATGTATGCAAAAAGTGGCTGCATAGAACAATCTTACAGGGCATTTGACAGTTTAACAAAGAAAGATGTGGCATCATGGAATGTTATAATTGCAGGGTATGGAATTCATGGACATGGAAACAAGGCTTTAGAGCTATTTGGAGAAATGATAAGTTTGGGGCATAAGCCTGATGTCTTTACATTTCTTGGAATTCTAACTGCATGTAACCATGCTGGGCTTGTTAAAAATGGGCTAAAATATTTCAAAGAGATGCAAAGATTATATGGAATAGAGCCGAAGTTAGAGCATTATGCATGTGTAGTAGACATGCTGGGTAGGGCTGGTCAATTGGAGGAAGCTTTAAACCTGATAGATAGCATGCCTGAAGAACCAGATACTAGAATTTGGAGTTCATTGCTTAGTTCCTGTAGGAATTATAATGATTTGGGAATAGGACAGAAAATTGCTGAAAAATTACTAGAATTGGAGCCCGGAAAGGCAGAGAATTATGTCCTACTGTCGAACTTATATGCTGCATCAGGGAATTGGGATGATGTGAGATGGGTCCGGCAAAGGATGAAGGAGATTGGCCTTCAGAAAGAAGCTGGCCGCAGTTGGATTGAAATTGGAGGGCAAGTGTATAactttgttgctggtgacaatTCTCTGCCAGAGTCGGCGGAGATTAGGAAGATGTGGACAAAAGTAGAGGAAAGAATAAGTAAACTCGGATATACACCCAACACAGATTCTGTGCTTCATGAACTGGACTATACAGAGAAGATTGAAATATTGAGGGGGCATAGTGAAAAGCTTGCAATTTCATTTGGATTGTTAAAGATGAATAAAGGTGCTACACTGAGAGTCTGTAAAAATCTGCGCATCTGCATTGATTGTCACAATGCTGCTAAGTTGATATCAAAGGCTGTTGAAACGGAGATAATTGTGAGAGACAACAAGCGCTTCCATCATTTCAAAGATGGCCTCTGTTCTTGTGGAGATTATTGGTAA